From the genome of Oncorhynchus tshawytscha isolate Ot180627B linkage group LG31, Otsh_v2.0, whole genome shotgun sequence, one region includes:
- the LOC112233300 gene encoding BOLA class I histocompatibility antigen, alpha chain BL3-7-like, producing MSWVVIRTKDPLRESRIPGHNVGTHSLEHFYTASSEFHNFPEFMVVGMVDGVQMVHYDSNIQKAVPEKDWMKQTDTEFWEKERENFFYSQQSFKAEVANLKQHLNQSGVHILQYMYGCSRDDETEQTEGFGQLGYNGENFLEYDMKTLTWKSRKPQANFMQDEWNSDISRLGFWKNYFSQTCIDCLKKQVDNGKSTLMRTVPPSVSLLQKTPSSPVTCHATGFYPSGVMVFWQKYGKYQHEDVEHGEILFNDDETFQKSTHLTVTPEGWKNNNKYQCVVQVTGIKEVFIKVLTESEIQTNWKDPSPNIVLHIGVVVALLLVVVAVGVIIWKSKKGFVPASTS from the exons ATGTCCTGGGTGGTGatccgaacaaaggatccgcttcgggaaagtcgtattcctggtcataatgttg GGACTCACTCCCTGGAGCATTTCTACACTGCATCTTCTGAATTTCATAACTTCCCAGAGTTTATGGTtgtggggatggtggatggtgttCAGATGGTTCACTATGACAGCAACATCCAGAAAGCGGTGCCCGAAAAGGACTGGATgaagcagacagacacagagttctgggagaaggagagagagaatttcTTTTATTCCCAGCAGTCATTCAAAGCGGAAGTCGCTAATCTAAAGCAGCATTTGAACCAAAGTGGAG tcCACATTCTCCAGTACATGTATGGCTGCTCACGGGATGATGAGACTGAACAGACAGAGGGGTTTGGACAGCTGGGTTATAATGGGGAGAACTTCCTTGAGTACGACATGAAGACATTAACTTGGAAATCTCGTAAACCGCAAGCTAATTTCATGCAGGATGAGTGGAACAGTGACATCAGTAGACTGGGCTTCTGGAAGAACTACTTCTCCCAGACCTGCATTGATTGCCTGAAGAAGCAGGTGGACAATGGGAAGAGCACTCTGATGAGGACAG tccctccctcAGTGTCTCTGCTCCAGAagaccccctcctctccagtgACCTGCCACGCTACAGGTTTCTACCCCAGTGGAGTCATGGTGTTCTGGCAGAAATATGGAAAATACCAACATGAAGATGTGGAGCATGGAGAGATTCTCTTCAACGATGATGAAACCTTCCAGAAAAGCACCCACCTCACAGTGACGCCTGAGGGGTGGAAGAACAACAACAAGTATCAGTGTGTGGTTCAGGTCACTGGTATCAAGGAGGTCTTCATCAAGGTTCTGACTGAGTCTGAGATCCAGACCAACTGGA AGGACCCATCCCCCAACATTGTCCTCCACATTGGAGTGGTGGTTGCTCTCCTCctggttgttgttgctgttggggTCATCATTTGGAAGAGTAAGAAAG GGTTTGTTCCAGCCAGCA CTTCCTGA